One window of Desulfocurvibacter africanus subsp. africanus DSM 2603 genomic DNA carries:
- a CDS encoding response regulator, producing the protein MSDKPVCFVIEDEPIYVAIITEVLEKMNYQTVAAHSEKEAMSLLPRIDPALIVVDMHLHGRPRGLEIIRIIRGRSKRLGSVPIIGVSAADLCDLRPVGGNAEMNAFVSKLHLVQGLAEAVQKVA; encoded by the coding sequence GTGTCAGACAAGCCAGTGTGCTTCGTCATCGAAGACGAGCCCATCTATGTGGCGATCATCACGGAGGTCTTGGAGAAGATGAACTACCAAACAGTCGCGGCGCATAGCGAGAAGGAGGCCATGAGCCTCTTGCCGCGTATCGATCCAGCGCTCATCGTGGTGGACATGCATCTGCACGGCCGCCCACGGGGACTGGAAATCATCCGCATCATCCGGGGCAGAAGCAAACGGCTTGGCAGCGTGCCCATCATCGGCGTTTCGGCCGCGGACCTTTGCGATCTGCGGCCGGTGGGTGGGAACGCGGAAATGAACGCTTTCGTGTCCAAGCTGCACTTGGTGCAAGGCCTGGCCGAAGCAGTGCAAAAAGTGGCCTGA
- a CDS encoding M16 family metallopeptidase: MKILAIVSLLVVLTMATVGSVQAQGGKQVTPLPETGAAAEPRIAVLENGLTVLVLEDERFPLASVRLYVRTGSAYEDPAQAGISHVLEHMVFKGTAKRKPGEIAATIEGVGGYLNAATSFDYTVYYVDVPSDQWRLGLDVIQDMTFGAQVDPTELEQEKNVVLSELVRGEDNPSQLLFKTVQGMVWDGSTYGWPIIGTRESVSSLTRQGIKDYIHDRYQPQSMLLVVVGKVDAKDVLAEAKRVYGGLTNDRPVTPPQPFPLQAKGPGPQVKVMPGEWNKAYLSIAFPIPGLHSDETVGLDVFAQMLGGDRTSLLYKRFKYDKRLVDEISAFSMTLERGGLLYVSATLDVDKVATFWRELVDTFAKLDAADFSDTELARAQLNLEDSLFQAKETISGLASKVGYFQFFEGSVVEAEENYLYSLRNVNKPQIQGLLDAYFQPDKLASVLLTPAGAQVDAKAMEKTVAESWPRAETQKAKLMETLAAEAEVIQVGPHALVLLPDATLPYTAFSLSWPGGDGLITPERAGLTELTSKVLTRGTKDLSAPEIQEYLSDRAASMAAAAGRETFSLSAKYPSRFEADMLKLIKDVLTAPAMSQDELERARDEILAEIKQREDQPTGLAFRHMFPFLFTGQGYGIFHQGTPETLAALKRQDIRAYWQEQARQPFVLAVCGTFDRQRIVDLAKSLQKSLKAPETAFSYAAPQWNSDRTLDLKLPGRNQLHILRVFPIPGEGHADSAGLELMRAALAGQSGILFRDLRDKQGLGYTVTAFTWQAPNVGFMAFYIGTDPAKREQALAGFDQAIANLQKQPLPQEELARAKNLLWGDYYRDHQSLLARSREAAGLKVKSLDLDYNHELIGKAQQLTPEDIRSLARKYLRMDDSYLVIVQP; encoded by the coding sequence ATGAAAATACTAGCAATCGTTTCTCTGCTTGTGGTGCTGACCATGGCAACCGTGGGTAGTGTCCAGGCCCAAGGAGGCAAACAGGTAACGCCGCTGCCAGAAACCGGGGCGGCCGCCGAACCCCGGATCGCGGTGCTCGAAAATGGGCTGACCGTGCTCGTTTTGGAGGATGAGCGTTTCCCGCTGGCTTCGGTGCGGCTCTACGTGCGCACGGGCTCGGCCTATGAGGACCCGGCCCAAGCCGGCATCAGCCACGTGCTGGAGCACATGGTCTTCAAGGGCACGGCCAAGCGCAAGCCCGGCGAGATCGCCGCGACCATCGAGGGGGTGGGCGGCTACCTGAACGCGGCCACCAGTTTCGACTACACGGTCTACTACGTGGACGTGCCCTCGGATCAGTGGCGTCTGGGCCTGGATGTGATCCAGGACATGACCTTCGGCGCGCAAGTCGATCCGACCGAGTTGGAGCAGGAGAAGAACGTGGTCCTGTCCGAGCTGGTGCGTGGCGAGGACAATCCGAGCCAGCTTCTGTTCAAGACCGTGCAGGGCATGGTCTGGGACGGCTCCACCTACGGCTGGCCCATCATCGGCACGCGCGAGAGCGTGTCTTCGCTCACTCGCCAGGGCATCAAGGACTACATACACGACCGCTACCAGCCGCAATCCATGCTGCTCGTGGTGGTAGGCAAGGTGGATGCCAAGGATGTGTTGGCCGAAGCCAAGCGCGTCTACGGCGGCCTGACCAACGACCGCCCGGTGACCCCGCCCCAGCCTTTCCCGTTGCAGGCCAAGGGTCCTGGGCCGCAGGTCAAGGTCATGCCCGGCGAATGGAACAAGGCCTATCTGTCCATCGCGTTCCCCATTCCCGGCCTGCACTCGGATGAAACCGTGGGCTTGGACGTCTTCGCGCAGATGCTGGGCGGCGACCGGACTTCTCTCCTGTACAAGCGCTTCAAGTACGACAAGCGCCTGGTGGACGAGATATCCGCCTTCTCCATGACGCTCGAGCGCGGAGGACTGCTGTACGTCTCGGCCACCCTGGACGTGGACAAGGTCGCCACCTTCTGGCGCGAACTCGTGGATACCTTCGCGAAACTGGATGCCGCCGACTTCAGCGACACGGAACTGGCCAGGGCTCAGCTCAATCTGGAGGACAGCCTATTCCAGGCCAAGGAGACCATCTCGGGCCTGGCGTCGAAAGTGGGCTACTTCCAGTTCTTCGAGGGCAGCGTGGTGGAGGCCGAGGAGAACTATCTCTACAGCCTGCGCAACGTGAACAAACCGCAGATCCAGGGCTTGCTGGACGCCTATTTCCAGCCCGACAAGCTCGCGTCCGTGCTGCTCACGCCCGCTGGCGCGCAGGTCGATGCCAAGGCAATGGAAAAGACCGTGGCGGAAAGCTGGCCGCGCGCCGAGACCCAGAAAGCCAAGCTCATGGAAACCTTGGCGGCCGAAGCCGAAGTCATCCAGGTGGGCCCGCACGCGTTGGTGCTCCTGCCCGACGCGACCCTGCCCTACACGGCCTTCAGCCTGTCCTGGCCCGGCGGCGACGGGCTCATCACGCCCGAGCGGGCCGGTCTCACGGAATTGACCTCCAAGGTGCTCACCCGCGGAACCAAGGATCTTTCGGCACCAGAGATTCAGGAGTACCTGTCGGATCGGGCGGCATCCATGGCGGCCGCGGCCGGACGGGAGACGTTCTCCTTGTCGGCCAAGTATCCGAGCCGCTTCGAGGCGGACATGCTTAAGCTCATCAAGGACGTGCTCACCGCGCCGGCCATGTCCCAGGACGAGCTTGAGCGGGCCAGGGACGAGATCCTGGCCGAGATCAAACAGCGCGAGGACCAGCCCACGGGGTTGGCTTTCCGGCACATGTTCCCCTTCCTGTTCACGGGTCAGGGCTACGGCATCTTTCATCAGGGCACGCCCGAAACACTGGCCGCGTTGAAACGGCAGGACATTCGCGCCTATTGGCAGGAGCAGGCTCGCCAGCCCTTTGTGCTGGCCGTGTGCGGAACATTCGATCGCCAGCGCATCGTGGATCTCGCCAAGAGCTTGCAGAAATCCCTGAAAGCTCCGGAAACCGCTTTCAGCTACGCCGCGCCGCAATGGAACAGCGATCGCACCCTGGATCTCAAGCTGCCGGGCCGCAACCAATTGCACATCCTGCGCGTGTTCCCCATCCCCGGTGAGGGCCATGCCGACTCGGCCGGGCTGGAACTCATGCGCGCGGCGCTGGCCGGTCAGAGCGGCATCCTGTTCCGCGATCTGCGCGACAAGCAGGGCCTGGGCTACACAGTGACCGCTTTCACCTGGCAGGCTCCCAACGTGGGCTTCATGGCTTTCTACATCGGCACCGATCCAGCCAAGAGAGAGCAGGCCTTGGCCGGCTTCGACCAGGCTATCGCCAACCTGCAGAAGCAGCCCTTGCCGCAGGAGGAGCTGGCGCGGGCCAAGAACCTCCTGTGGGGCGATTACTACCGCGACCACCAGAGCCTGCTGGCCCGCAGCCGTGAGGCCGCCGGCCTCAAGGTCAAGAGCCTGGATCTCGATTACAACCACGAGCTCATCGGCAAGGCGCAGCAGCTTACGCCCGAGGACATCCGCAGCCTTGCCCGCAAGTACCTGCGCATGGATGACTCGTATCTCGTGATCGTACAGCCTTAG
- a CDS encoding TIGR03960 family B12-binding radical SAM protein, translating to MRELLPLLQRPSRYIGTEWGSVRKDPSQVTARLALAFPDLYEVGMSYLGQKILYSLVNNRTEFWAERVYSPDAEAAAVLREHKVPLATLESDTPLAQLDAVAFHVTHELCYTNVLFMLDLAGIPLRAEERDERHPLVMAGGGCAFNAEPLAPFMDVLVLGDGEAVLCEILEVIATAKREGLAKRELLLRLKDLPGVYVPAFFEFQGPGKPLKPLIAGYERVDKAVMSDLNQAEFPLQPIMALGQAVHDRLTVEIARGCTRGCRFCHAGMVYRPVRERGLDRLDEIIGTSLAGTGYEEISFLSLSTGDYSALDGLFEQSFERCMSEQVSISLPSLRVGSISGRLMGLMSRIRRTGVTLAPEAGSQRLRDVINKGVSEQDLMDHVRRLFENGWQQVKLYFMIGLPTETEEDIRAILDLCRKVEAQGRGTKRLQVTAAVSPFVPKPHTPFQWERQASLKEIQGKIALLREIMRPYKRIKLRWHEPDMSLLEGVFSRAGRELAPVVERAYRKGALFTSWVDHLDLDKWLETLEEEGLTAGDFLRERGEDEPLPWDHLNPGVTKKFLLTERKRAGEAKITPDCRYDACRNCGVCAFQGRTSSLAQIKDAELRPLLVFPERDQAPEGHDVPMPDEVPEVCGASEPAAVDADATSTPAASGQGSKPWVRPKPPIVAEDLTRRAGHFRIWFAKTGPAAWLSTLELQAVFERCLRRAGIKPSFSQGFHPLPLVSFGRALPVGVESRVEWINLFTSKPYEPEQLERLLGPALPEGLSLTRVERLSMGRKQPQAVIEEYEVIYTGPGERADEFRRAWEAFAAAESFPVVRETKRGHSSMDLRKVVSVLDVGEGWARLSCDWSERYVSPLFAVREVLSGLPPTQWRVTKTAQHFGESDQGAHADV from the coding sequence ATGCGCGAACTCCTTCCGCTCCTGCAGCGGCCTAGCCGCTACATAGGCACCGAGTGGGGCTCGGTGCGCAAGGACCCGTCCCAGGTCACCGCCCGCCTGGCCCTGGCTTTCCCGGACCTGTACGAAGTGGGCATGTCCTACCTCGGGCAGAAGATCCTGTATTCCCTGGTCAACAATCGGACCGAGTTCTGGGCCGAGCGCGTGTACAGCCCGGACGCCGAGGCCGCGGCCGTGCTGCGTGAGCATAAGGTTCCCCTGGCCACGCTGGAGTCGGACACGCCGCTGGCGCAGCTCGACGCCGTGGCCTTCCACGTCACGCACGAGCTCTGCTACACAAACGTGCTGTTCATGCTTGACCTGGCAGGCATCCCGTTGCGGGCCGAGGAGCGAGACGAACGCCACCCGCTGGTCATGGCCGGCGGCGGCTGTGCCTTCAACGCCGAGCCCCTGGCTCCGTTCATGGATGTCCTGGTCCTGGGCGACGGCGAGGCCGTGTTGTGCGAGATACTGGAAGTCATCGCCACGGCCAAGCGCGAAGGGTTGGCCAAGCGCGAGCTGCTCCTGCGGCTCAAGGACTTGCCGGGCGTGTACGTGCCCGCCTTTTTCGAATTTCAGGGTCCGGGCAAGCCGCTCAAGCCGCTGATAGCCGGCTATGAACGCGTGGACAAGGCCGTTATGTCCGACCTGAACCAGGCCGAATTCCCGTTGCAGCCCATCATGGCCCTGGGCCAGGCCGTACACGACCGGCTGACCGTGGAGATCGCGCGCGGTTGCACACGCGGCTGCCGTTTCTGCCACGCAGGCATGGTCTACCGTCCCGTGCGCGAGCGCGGCCTGGACCGGCTGGACGAAATCATCGGCACCAGTCTGGCCGGCACGGGTTACGAGGAAATCTCCTTCCTGTCCTTGTCCACAGGCGACTACTCAGCCCTGGACGGCCTCTTCGAGCAGAGTTTCGAGCGCTGCATGAGCGAGCAGGTATCCATCTCGCTGCCCTCGTTGCGCGTGGGCTCCATCTCGGGGCGGCTCATGGGGCTCATGTCGCGCATCCGGCGCACGGGCGTGACGCTCGCCCCTGAGGCCGGCAGCCAGCGGTTGCGCGACGTCATCAACAAGGGCGTGAGCGAACAGGATTTGATGGACCACGTGCGCCGGCTGTTCGAGAACGGCTGGCAGCAGGTCAAACTGTACTTCATGATCGGCCTGCCCACGGAGACCGAGGAGGACATTCGGGCCATCCTGGATCTGTGCCGCAAGGTCGAAGCGCAGGGCAGGGGCACCAAACGGCTGCAGGTCACGGCCGCCGTTTCGCCCTTCGTGCCCAAGCCGCACACTCCCTTCCAGTGGGAACGCCAAGCCTCGCTCAAGGAGATCCAGGGCAAGATCGCCTTGCTCAGGGAGATCATGCGGCCCTACAAGCGCATCAAGCTGCGCTGGCACGAGCCGGACATGAGCCTTTTGGAAGGCGTGTTCTCGCGCGCGGGCCGCGAGCTTGCGCCCGTGGTGGAGCGCGCCTACCGCAAGGGCGCGTTGTTCACGAGCTGGGTAGATCATCTGGATCTGGACAAATGGCTGGAGACGCTGGAGGAGGAGGGCCTTACGGCCGGGGACTTCCTGCGTGAACGCGGCGAGGACGAGCCCCTGCCCTGGGACCACCTCAATCCCGGCGTGACGAAGAAATTTTTGCTGACCGAGCGTAAGAGGGCAGGGGAAGCCAAGATCACGCCCGACTGCCGCTATGACGCCTGCCGCAATTGCGGCGTTTGCGCCTTTCAGGGCCGCACATCGTCCCTGGCCCAGATCAAGGACGCGGAGCTACGGCCCCTACTCGTATTCCCGGAGCGTGACCAGGCACCCGAGGGCCATGATGTCCCCATGCCGGACGAAGTCCCTGAAGTTTGCGGAGCTTCCGAACCGGCCGCCGTAGACGCCGATGCGACATCGACGCCCGCTGCCTCCGGCCAGGGCTCCAAGCCTTGGGTCAGGCCCAAACCGCCAATTGTGGCCGAGGACCTCACCCGCCGCGCTGGCCACTTCCGCATCTGGTTCGCCAAGACCGGCCCGGCGGCTTGGCTGTCAACCCTTGAGCTGCAGGCAGTGTTCGAGCGCTGCCTGCGCCGTGCCGGCATCAAGCCGTCCTTTTCCCAGGGCTTCCACCCGCTGCCGCTCGTCTCCTTTGGCAGGGCCTTGCCCGTGGGCGTGGAGAGCCGGGTGGAGTGGATCAACCTGTTTACCAGCAAGCCCTATGAACCCGAGCAACTGGAACGGCTGCTTGGGCCGGCCCTGCCCGAGGGCTTGAGCCTGACCCGCGTGGAGCGGCTGTCCATGGGCCGCAAGCAGCCCCAAGCAGTGATCGAGGAATACGAGGTCATCTATACCGGGCCAGGGGAGCGCGCCGACGAGTTCCGCCGGGCCTGGGAGGCCTTTGCAGCGGCCGAGAGCTTCCCCGTGGTGCGCGAGACCAAGCGGGGACACAGCTCCATGGACCTGCGCAAGGTCGTCAGCGTGCTTGACGTGGGCGAGGGATGGGCGCGCTTGTCCTGCGACTGGAGCGAACGCTACGTGAGCCCTTTGTTCGCCGTGCGCGAGGTGCTGTCGGGCTTGCCGCCCACGCAGTGGCGCGTGACCAAGACTGCCCAGCATTTCGGGGAATCCGACCAGGGTGCGCATGCGGATGTTTGA
- a CDS encoding HDOD domain-containing protein has protein sequence MAQQHEPKEPIQTGKEAAPAWNSPAAKAAHEITSGVFRFADLSHPAVAMLFTLGQSSRRTRLESRRRSPVLEKERRFFAQLPADRPDENDRQPGVEPDLMALADLELPSPPHVYLALQTALADRHKTTGDIADIVSADPSLATRVLKLVNSPLYASGRKVDSILRAVSLVGTEQITLLAAAMSVMTHFRDIPQELLDMSAFWQHSLSTGVLARLLAERAGVRDKEYHFLGGLLHDIGRLVLFQAMPELSRKALLKAKSKQMYLYYAEQDEIGYDHSTIGSVLFRKWELPPALRLTVLYHHIPEISEQVRENAVVHLADIMSHALGLGLSGEFFLPPLSEQAWDSLGLKPSDLVAVADAAEASLPSLFDSLC, from the coding sequence ATGGCACAGCAGCACGAGCCCAAGGAGCCGATCCAGACCGGCAAGGAAGCCGCACCGGCCTGGAACAGTCCCGCCGCCAAGGCTGCGCACGAAATAACCAGCGGCGTATTCCGCTTCGCGGACCTCAGCCATCCGGCCGTGGCGATGCTCTTCACGCTGGGGCAATCCTCCCGGCGCACGCGTCTGGAGAGCCGTCGACGCAGCCCCGTGCTCGAAAAGGAGCGCCGCTTCTTCGCCCAGCTCCCGGCGGACCGCCCTGACGAAAACGACCGGCAACCCGGCGTCGAGCCTGACCTGATGGCCTTGGCCGACCTGGAGCTGCCTTCCCCGCCGCATGTCTATCTCGCCCTGCAGACCGCCCTTGCCGATCGGCACAAGACGACCGGAGACATCGCGGACATCGTCAGCGCCGACCCCAGCCTGGCCACACGGGTGCTCAAGCTGGTCAACAGCCCCTTGTATGCGTCCGGCCGCAAGGTCGACTCCATTCTGCGGGCCGTATCACTGGTGGGCACCGAACAGATCACCCTGCTGGCTGCGGCCATGTCGGTCATGACCCACTTCCGGGATATCCCACAAGAACTCCTGGATATGTCTGCCTTCTGGCAGCATTCCCTGTCCACGGGCGTGCTGGCCCGCCTGCTGGCCGAGCGGGCCGGCGTTCGCGACAAGGAATACCATTTCCTGGGCGGGCTGCTGCACGACATCGGCCGGCTTGTGCTCTTCCAGGCCATGCCCGAGCTATCGCGCAAGGCCCTGCTCAAGGCAAAATCCAAACAGATGTACTTGTACTATGCCGAGCAGGACGAGATCGGCTACGACCACTCCACCATCGGCAGCGTGCTCTTCCGCAAGTGGGAGTTGCCCCCGGCCCTGCGGCTGACCGTGCTCTACCACCACATCCCGGAAATCTCCGAGCAGGTGCGCGAGAACGCGGTCGTGCACCTGGCCGACATCATGAGCCATGCCTTGGGCCTGGGTCTGTCGGGCGAATTTTTCCTGCCGCCCCTTTCGGAGCAGGCCTGGGACAGCCTGGGCCTCAAGCCTTCCGATCTGGTGGCCGTGGCCGACGCGGCCGAGGCTTCCCTGCCGTCGCTGTTCGATTCGCTCTGCTAG
- the cmk gene encoding (d)CMP kinase yields MSERLVVTLDGPAGVGKTTLAKRLAEALGVAYLDTGAMFRAVAWKLGEGAWDWPEERLGKVLSAMRFSLVGQGGDSRIALDGEPVGEEIRSETVARWASNVARLPVVRQALKQAQQDIGRGTSLVVEGRDMGTVVFPDAPCKFFLDAAPEVRADRRMLQLRQSGQPADFDEILGQIKARDDQDRNRAVAPLKPAADAVIVDTSSLDVEGVFQKILAHIRGA; encoded by the coding sequence ATGAGCGAACGACTTGTCGTGACCCTGGACGGACCGGCCGGCGTGGGCAAGACCACCTTGGCCAAGCGCCTGGCCGAGGCCTTGGGCGTGGCTTACCTGGATACCGGGGCCATGTTCCGGGCCGTGGCCTGGAAGCTTGGGGAGGGCGCATGGGACTGGCCCGAGGAGCGCTTGGGCAAGGTCTTGTCGGCCATGCGGTTCAGCCTTGTCGGGCAGGGAGGAGATTCGCGCATCGCCCTGGACGGCGAGCCCGTGGGCGAGGAAATTCGCAGCGAGACGGTGGCCCGCTGGGCTTCAAACGTCGCTCGGCTGCCCGTGGTGCGCCAAGCCCTCAAGCAGGCGCAACAGGACATCGGGCGCGGCACGTCGCTTGTGGTCGAGGGCCGGGACATGGGCACCGTGGTCTTCCCGGACGCTCCCTGCAAATTTTTCCTCGACGCCGCGCCCGAGGTGCGCGCCGACCGCCGCATGCTCCAGCTTCGCCAGAGCGGCCAGCCCGCCGATTTCGATGAGATTCTAGGCCAGATCAAGGCCCGCGACGACCAGGACCGCAACCGGGCAGTGGCGCCTCTCAAGCCTGCCGCCGATGCGGTCATCGTGGATACGTCCAGTCTTGACGTGGAAGGCGTATTCCAAAAGATCCTTGCGCACATTAGGGGCGCCTAG
- the hisC gene encoding histidinol-phosphate transaminase — translation MSTPISTISVRPEAQGFKPYSPGLSIDEIKQRYGLAQVIKLASNENPLGVSPVVRKVLESKAALAFRYPQCGYPRLRQAMAEALGVDVARIVAGNGSDEIIDLLVRVLCRPGQDHVLAARPCFSVYGSQALICGVEFRQVDLNPDYSLPLTRLAEMADERTALVFVTSPDNPTGVAAKTDDLEALARALPKRTLLAVDEAYIHFVDDEQRASLLPRLASLPNVALLRTFSKAYGLAGLRLGLGVLPPELTDIMLRVQIPFSVNLLAEEAGIAALSDHIFYEETLRVTREGRTYLMSELAALNCAPQPSQSNFIMFTPHQEAKAVFEGLLRRGIIVRPLASYGLADKIRVSVGRMDENQAFVSALREVLGA, via the coding sequence ATGAGCACGCCCATTTCAACGATTTCCGTCCGGCCCGAGGCCCAAGGCTTCAAGCCCTACTCGCCGGGCCTGTCCATCGACGAGATCAAGCAACGCTACGGCCTGGCCCAGGTCATCAAGTTGGCCAGCAACGAGAACCCCCTGGGCGTATCGCCCGTGGTGCGCAAGGTCCTGGAGAGCAAGGCGGCCCTGGCCTTCCGCTACCCGCAGTGCGGCTATCCGCGCCTGCGCCAAGCCATGGCCGAGGCCCTGGGCGTGGACGTCGCGCGCATCGTGGCAGGCAACGGCTCGGACGAGATCATCGACCTGCTCGTGCGCGTCCTGTGCCGCCCCGGCCAGGACCATGTCCTGGCCGCCCGGCCATGCTTCTCGGTCTACGGCTCCCAGGCGCTCATCTGCGGCGTGGAGTTCCGCCAGGTAGACCTGAACCCCGATTATTCGCTGCCGCTGACTCGCCTGGCCGAAATGGCGGACGAGCGCACGGCTTTGGTCTTCGTCACCAGCCCGGACAACCCCACGGGCGTGGCCGCCAAAACCGACGACCTGGAAGCCCTGGCCCGCGCCTTGCCCAAGCGCACGCTGTTGGCCGTGGACGAGGCCTATATTCATTTTGTGGACGACGAGCAGCGCGCAAGCCTGTTGCCGCGTCTGGCGAGCCTGCCCAATGTGGCGCTGCTGCGCACCTTCTCCAAGGCCTATGGCCTGGCCGGGCTGCGCCTGGGCCTGGGCGTGCTGCCGCCCGAGCTGACCGACATCATGCTGCGCGTGCAGATTCCCTTCAGCGTGAACCTGCTGGCCGAAGAGGCGGGCATCGCCGCCCTGTCGGACCATATCTTTTATGAGGAGACTCTGCGCGTGACCCGCGAGGGCCGCACCTACCTCATGTCGGAGCTGGCGGCCCTGAACTGCGCGCCGCAGCCGTCGCAGTCCAACTTCATCATGTTCACTCCGCACCAGGAAGCCAAGGCCGTTTTCGAGGGCCTGCTGCGGCGCGGGATCATCGTGCGGCCGCTGGCCAGCTACGGCCTGGCCGACAAGATCCGCGTCAGTGTGGGACGCATGGACGAGAACCAGGCCTTTGTATCGGCTTTGCGCGAGGTGTTGGGAGCATGA
- a CDS encoding universal stress protein, giving the protein MVQMKKILCAVDFSEASKEVASYAAYLAKGLNAEILVLYVAPSLSQYVGFHVPPSSIESFVKEIVAGADKSMESFLGEQFKDVNARGEVVTGYAAEEILNIAAEEKVELIVMGTHGRRGIDRILFGSVAERVVKNAQCPVLTVRPGASYA; this is encoded by the coding sequence ATGGTGCAAATGAAAAAGATTCTGTGCGCGGTGGATTTCTCGGAAGCGAGCAAGGAAGTCGCCAGCTACGCGGCTTACCTGGCCAAGGGCCTGAACGCCGAGATCCTGGTGCTTTACGTGGCCCCGTCGCTCAGTCAGTATGTGGGCTTCCATGTGCCGCCAAGCTCCATCGAGAGCTTCGTCAAGGAGATCGTGGCCGGCGCTGACAAGTCCATGGAGTCCTTCCTGGGCGAGCAGTTCAAGGACGTGAACGCCCGAGGCGAGGTTGTCACGGGCTACGCCGCCGAGGAGATCCTCAATATCGCGGCTGAGGAGAAGGTGGAGCTCATCGTCATGGGCACCCATGGACGCCGAGGCATCGATCGCATCCTGTTCGGTTCCGTGGCCGAGCGCGTGGTCAAGAACGCGCAGTGCCCGGTGCTCACGGTACGGCCAGGCGCGTCGTACGCATAA
- the thpR gene encoding RNA 2',3'-cyclic phosphodiesterase, which yields MRLFIGIPLPEEYQQGLARLRDRLGSCVRSKLGWTRQGNWHMTLKFLGEVDEELARDVGQALAGLCLTPFTLQAAGAGFFPNPRKPRVFWVGLARGGEECAQWAAMIEDAMEPLGFAREERDFRPHLTLARVKEARRDDWAALARDADREEWPAVRVEGLVLWQSKLGPGGPAYEALCQIKASQAGSGRGGS from the coding sequence ATGCGTCTGTTCATAGGCATCCCGCTACCCGAGGAATACCAGCAAGGCTTGGCCCGCTTGCGAGACAGGCTTGGGTCCTGCGTGCGCTCCAAGCTGGGTTGGACCAGGCAAGGCAACTGGCACATGACGCTCAAGTTCCTGGGCGAGGTGGATGAAGAGCTTGCCCGCGACGTGGGTCAGGCCTTGGCAGGGCTGTGCCTGACGCCATTCACGCTGCAGGCCGCCGGGGCCGGATTCTTTCCCAATCCCAGGAAGCCGAGGGTATTCTGGGTAGGTCTGGCGCGCGGCGGCGAGGAGTGCGCGCAGTGGGCGGCCATGATCGAGGATGCCATGGAGCCGCTGGGCTTCGCGCGCGAGGAACGGGATTTTCGGCCGCACCTGACCCTGGCCAGAGTCAAGGAGGCTCGGCGCGACGACTGGGCGGCGCTGGCGCGTGATGCGGATAGGGAGGAGTGGCCGGCTGTGCGAGTGGAAGGGCTCGTGCTATGGCAAAGCAAACTCGGACCGGGCGGACCGGCCTACGAAGCGCTCTGCCAGATCAAGGCATCGCAGGCCGGCTCCGGTCGCGGCGGGTCCTAG
- a CDS encoding CinA family protein, whose translation MLEIEQTILGLGSALKARGLMLATAESCTGGLIAGALTEVSGSSDWFRGGVVAYANVVKIKLLSVPQETLLTHGAVSEAVVLAMARGALDALDAQVAVAVSGVAGPTGGTPDKPVGTVWIAWAWPGGEQAVRYLFPGDREAVRRATVEQAVKGLAERIGRSTVLA comes from the coding sequence ATGCTGGAAATCGAACAAACCATTCTGGGCCTGGGCTCGGCGCTCAAGGCGCGCGGGCTGATGCTGGCCACGGCTGAATCGTGCACCGGCGGGCTCATCGCAGGCGCGCTTACGGAAGTTTCGGGCAGCTCGGACTGGTTTCGGGGCGGAGTGGTCGCCTACGCCAACGTCGTAAAGATCAAGCTTCTAAGCGTGCCTCAGGAGACGCTCCTAACCCATGGGGCCGTGAGCGAGGCCGTGGTGCTGGCCATGGCCCGCGGCGCGCTGGATGCCCTGGACGCCCAGGTGGCCGTGGCCGTGTCGGGCGTGGCCGGGCCCACGGGCGGCACTCCCGACAAGCCGGTGGGCACGGTATGGATCGCCTGGGCCTGGCCCGGAGGCGAGCAGGCCGTGCGCTATCTCTTTCCCGGCGACCGGGAGGCCGTGCGCAGGGCCACGGTGGAGCAGGCGGTAAAGGGCCTGGCCGAGCGCATCGGGCGCTCTACGGTGCTGGCATAG